From a single Sediminibacterium sp. KACHI17 genomic region:
- a CDS encoding cation-translocating P-type ATPase: MEKVNWKVEGMTCTNCALTVNKYLQSQGMQNVKVNFIGGDVSFDLPDNGSPKEIAKGINGLGYTVKNEDNSDTSKKSKRLFTNHLQRFWFCFVFTAPLMLHMIPGVHIHFLMNPYVQLGLTIPVFIVGMDFFGRSAIKSLLKGIPNMNVLIALGAVAAFGYSLYGTAIGRAEEFLFYETAATIITLVFLGNWMEDRSVETTQTALKKLAITQKSMANMIAYDDQHQEHVFPVESTSLKVGDLLLIKTGEQVPMDCKILWGEAQINEAIISGESVPLYKKMNDHLIGGSIVESGTIKAYVTAVGEDTVLSNILRLVREAQSEKPPVQQLADKISAIFVPTVVSIATVTVLINYFATDIGFGASLLRGIAVLVISCPCAMGLATPAAIAVGLGRAARNGILFKNAKSLEIFKSIKQVVFDKTGTLTTGHFTIVDDKVISNNITQEQFRQIAFSLEKYSNHPIASAISKSWKSKEDIRWATIEEVKGLGMQATDKEGNTYVAGSFKAAAALTNDHSHNVYIIRNNELLGWIDVADEIRAEAKEVISSLKNRGIKTILLSGDKKEKCEQVGKELGIDLIIGEQTPEHKLERIAQFNQEVPTAMVGDGINDAPALAKATVGISLSDSTQVAMQSAQVVLMNHGLKNLPLALGLGKHTYITIKENLFWAFAYNIVAIPVAALGYLNPTFGALVMGLSDVVLAVNSVRLNFKKVE; the protein is encoded by the coding sequence ATGGAAAAAGTGAATTGGAAAGTGGAAGGTATGACCTGTACCAATTGTGCGCTCACAGTTAATAAATACTTGCAGTCGCAAGGCATGCAAAACGTAAAAGTAAATTTTATCGGCGGCGACGTAAGTTTTGACCTGCCTGACAATGGTTCTCCAAAAGAAATCGCCAAAGGTATTAATGGACTTGGCTACACTGTTAAAAACGAGGATAACAGCGATACCTCAAAAAAATCAAAAAGATTATTCACGAATCACTTACAACGCTTCTGGTTCTGTTTTGTATTTACAGCTCCACTAATGTTGCACATGATACCGGGTGTACATATTCATTTCCTTATGAATCCCTATGTACAACTTGGCTTAACCATTCCCGTATTTATTGTTGGAATGGATTTTTTCGGACGAAGTGCTATCAAGAGTTTATTGAAGGGTATCCCCAATATGAATGTATTGATCGCGTTAGGTGCTGTAGCTGCATTTGGATATAGCTTATACGGAACGGCGATCGGAAGGGCTGAAGAATTTTTATTTTATGAAACAGCCGCTACCATTATCACCTTGGTTTTCTTGGGCAATTGGATGGAGGATAGATCGGTAGAAACAACACAAACCGCATTAAAAAAATTGGCTATTACACAAAAGTCGATGGCCAATATGATCGCATATGATGATCAACACCAAGAACATGTTTTTCCGGTAGAAAGTACCAGCCTGAAAGTAGGTGATTTGTTATTGATCAAAACTGGAGAACAAGTACCAATGGATTGTAAGATCTTATGGGGTGAAGCACAGATCAATGAAGCGATCATATCCGGCGAGAGTGTTCCGTTATACAAAAAAATGAATGACCACCTGATCGGCGGAAGCATTGTGGAAAGCGGAACCATTAAAGCATATGTTACAGCTGTTGGTGAAGACACTGTGCTCTCCAATATTTTACGCCTAGTAAGAGAAGCACAATCAGAAAAACCACCGGTTCAGCAATTAGCAGATAAGATCAGTGCCATTTTTGTTCCAACTGTTGTCAGTATTGCAACCGTGACTGTGCTGATCAATTATTTCGCCACAGATATTGGTTTTGGTGCCAGCTTGCTCAGGGGCATAGCTGTATTGGTGATCTCCTGCCCTTGTGCCATGGGATTAGCAACCCCTGCCGCCATCGCTGTAGGTCTTGGCAGGGCAGCCCGTAATGGTATCCTGTTTAAAAATGCAAAAAGCCTGGAGATCTTTAAAAGTATCAAACAGGTTGTATTCGATAAAACAGGTACATTGACTACAGGACATTTTACTATTGTTGATGACAAAGTGATCTCCAACAATATTACTCAGGAACAATTCAGACAAATTGCTTTTTCACTGGAAAAATATTCGAATCACCCTATTGCAAGCGCTATCAGTAAAAGCTGGAAGAGCAAAGAAGATATCAGATGGGCAACAATTGAAGAGGTGAAAGGATTGGGGATGCAAGCAACAGATAAAGAAGGGAATACCTATGTAGCAGGCTCATTCAAAGCTGCGGCTGCACTTACCAACGATCATTCACACAATGTTTATATCATTCGCAACAATGAACTGTTAGGATGGATCGATGTCGCGGATGAAATAAGAGCTGAAGCAAAAGAAGTGATCAGTTCACTTAAAAATAGAGGTATCAAAACCATCCTGCTGAGTGGTGATAAAAAAGAAAAATGTGAACAGGTTGGAAAAGAACTAGGTATTGATCTGATCATAGGAGAACAAACACCCGAGCACAAGCTTGAAAGAATCGCTCAATTCAATCAAGAGGTTCCTACTGCTATGGTGGGCGATGGTATCAATGATGCACCTGCATTGGCCAAAGCAACGGTGGGTATTTCTTTGAGTGATTCTACACAAGTAGCCATGCAAAGTGCGCAAGTCGTATTAATGAATCACGGATTGAAAAATTTACCGTTAGCATTAGGACTGGGTAAACATACATACATCACGATCAAAGAAAATCTCTTCTGGGCATTTGCCTATAACATAGTAGCGATCCCTGTTGCAGCACTGGGTTATCTTAATCCAACATTCGGTGCTTTGGTAATGGGTTTAAGCGATGTTGTTTTAGCAGTGAATTCTGTTCGTTTGAATTTTAAGAAGGTGGAGTGA
- the tsaE gene encoding tRNA (adenosine(37)-N6)-threonylcarbamoyltransferase complex ATPase subunit type 1 TsaE, producing the protein MDAIFGLAQIKEVAKALWASGKKHKVWAFHAEMGTGKTTFIHALCENLGVTDAIGSPTFAIVNQYEGKEVGTLLHMDWYRLKDEEEAIEAGIEDHLNSGDYCFIEWPEKAAGLLPDNTFHVYIETLDPSTRRLYTDAIAV; encoded by the coding sequence ATGGATGCAATTTTTGGATTAGCGCAAATAAAGGAAGTGGCAAAAGCACTATGGGCGTCAGGGAAGAAGCACAAAGTATGGGCATTTCATGCAGAAATGGGTACGGGAAAAACGACGTTCATTCATGCGCTATGTGAAAATCTGGGTGTGACTGATGCGATCGGTAGTCCGACTTTTGCCATCGTGAATCAATATGAGGGTAAGGAAGTCGGAACATTATTACACATGGATTGGTATCGACTAAAAGATGAGGAAGAGGCGATCGAGGCTGGAATTGAAGATCACCTGAATAGTGGCGATTATTGCTTTATTGAATGGCCGGAAAAAGCAGCAGGACTATTGCCTGACAATACGTTTCATGTATACATTGAAACCCTTGATCCATCTACAAGGCGTTTATACACAGATGCAATAGCTGTCTGA
- a CDS encoding alanine dehydrogenase, which translates to MATSKPSISTSFAYETLEETLDIKPQGAKLHIGIPKEIAFQENRIALTPDAVGVLISNGHQVVVEHGAGEGSHYSDRDYSEMGASIVYDRNEIFKCPILVKSAPPVAEDMPLLQMNQTIISPIHLSALRKEYIEKMMEKKITALSFENFKDDSGTYPIVRSMSEIAGSAVMLIAGQYLSSFNKGKGVLLGGISGIPPTKVVIVGAGIVGEFATRNALALGASVKVFDNNVYRLKQLQNNLGQRIWTSVLEPRILSKQLKTCEVAVGALSNEFGRAPVVVTEEMVAAMRPGSIIIDVAIDRGGCFETSELTSHQHPTFVKHDVIHYCVPNIPSGFARTASQAISNVLMPLILEISDEGGLEEMVWHNFNLREGIYMFKGALTDFYISQKFDLKFTDLNLLIASRR; encoded by the coding sequence ATGGCTACCAGTAAACCTTCTATCAGCACTTCATTTGCCTATGAAACTTTGGAAGAGACCCTTGACATCAAACCTCAGGGTGCAAAGTTGCATATTGGCATTCCTAAAGAGATCGCTTTTCAGGAAAATCGAATTGCACTTACACCGGATGCAGTAGGTGTTTTGATCTCTAATGGACATCAGGTTGTTGTAGAACATGGAGCGGGAGAGGGTAGCCATTATTCTGATCGTGATTACTCTGAAATGGGTGCCAGTATCGTGTATGATCGTAATGAGATCTTTAAATGTCCCATACTTGTAAAAAGCGCCCCGCCTGTAGCCGAGGATATGCCTTTATTACAGATGAATCAAACCATCATTTCTCCCATACATCTATCAGCTTTACGAAAGGAATATATTGAAAAGATGATGGAGAAAAAGATCACTGCATTGAGCTTTGAAAATTTCAAAGATGACAGTGGTACCTATCCGATCGTAAGAAGTATGAGTGAGATCGCAGGTAGTGCGGTGATGTTGATAGCCGGACAATACCTCAGCAGTTTTAATAAAGGCAAAGGAGTATTATTGGGTGGTATCAGCGGTATTCCTCCGACCAAAGTTGTGATCGTTGGTGCTGGTATTGTTGGAGAGTTTGCCACCAGAAACGCATTGGCATTAGGTGCTTCTGTGAAAGTATTTGATAACAATGTGTATCGCTTAAAGCAGTTACAAAATAATCTCGGACAAAGAATCTGGACCAGTGTATTAGAGCCGCGTATTCTTTCGAAGCAATTAAAGACCTGTGAAGTAGCAGTGGGTGCATTGAGTAATGAATTTGGCAGGGCACCGGTTGTGGTAACAGAAGAAATGGTAGCTGCTATGCGTCCGGGAAGTATCATCATTGATGTGGCGATCGATCGTGGTGGTTGTTTTGAAACCAGTGAATTGACCAGCCATCAACATCCCACATTTGTGAAACATGATGTCATCCACTATTGTGTTCCCAATATCCCAAGTGGTTTCGCCAGAACAGCAAGTCAGGCCATCAGCAACGTACTCATGCCATTGATCCTGGAAATAAGTGATGAAGGAGGGCTTGAAGAAATGGTTTGGCACAACTTCAATCTCCGTGAGGGTATCTATATGTTCAAAGGAGCATTGACCGATTTTTATATCAGTCAAAAATTCGATCTCAAGTTTACAGATCTGAATTTGCTGATTGCGAGCCGCCGTTAG
- a CDS encoding anhydro-N-acetylmuramic acid kinase — protein MNPNISALYTIANKPERVIIGLMSGTSVDGLDVALCRISGQGTQTNVQLLAFETVVYDKVFKDHIKSIFSKRSVDLEKVCLLNAWVGTEHASIILNCLKKWNTVPAAVDLIASHGQTIYHAPKLLHPDDEFDNATLQIGDGDHIAVKTGIITLSDFRQKHVAAGGEGAPLAVYGDYLIFSSRKENRIMLNIGGIANFTYLPSGLDVAEVFSTDVGTGNTLMDAYVQAHFQGKYFDENASIARQGKINEALLSALKDNEFFTNDFPKTIGPELFNLDYLNAAMQTAGCKDLSHGDIMATLNRFSADMIVDALHRCMTNRNDFVVYTSGGGMHNPLLMEHIHAQLPGITFRDTAELEVNPDAKEAVLFAILANEAVAGGQVALGAGRHGIPAVSMGKISFPS, from the coding sequence ATGAATCCGAATATTTCAGCACTATATACCATTGCTAACAAGCCCGAAAGAGTTATCATAGGCTTAATGAGTGGTACTTCTGTAGATGGACTGGATGTGGCATTATGCCGCATATCCGGACAAGGAACCCAAACAAACGTGCAATTATTGGCATTTGAGACGGTGGTTTATGATAAAGTATTCAAAGACCATATCAAATCTATTTTTTCAAAAAGAAGTGTTGACCTGGAAAAGGTTTGTCTCCTGAATGCCTGGGTAGGAACAGAACATGCATCCATTATTCTGAATTGTTTAAAAAAATGGAATACAGTTCCTGCTGCTGTTGATCTGATTGCCAGTCATGGACAAACGATCTATCACGCACCTAAGCTGTTACATCCGGATGATGAATTTGACAACGCAACTTTACAGATAGGTGATGGTGATCATATTGCAGTCAAAACAGGGATCATTACCCTGAGTGATTTCAGACAAAAACATGTTGCCGCTGGCGGCGAAGGCGCTCCATTAGCTGTATATGGTGATTATCTCATCTTCAGCAGTCGCAAAGAGAATCGTATCATGCTGAATATTGGTGGTATTGCCAACTTTACCTATTTACCTTCCGGATTAGATGTGGCTGAAGTATTCAGCACCGATGTAGGTACAGGAAATACTTTAATGGATGCCTATGTACAAGCACATTTCCAGGGAAAATATTTTGATGAAAATGCGAGCATTGCAAGACAGGGAAAGATTAATGAAGCTTTATTGAGCGCTTTGAAAGACAATGAATTTTTTACCAACGATTTTCCAAAGACCATCGGACCCGAATTATTCAATCTGGATTATCTCAATGCAGCCATGCAAACAGCAGGTTGCAAAGACCTATCACATGGAGATATCATGGCTACACTCAATCGATTTTCTGCAGATATGATCGTTGATGCACTACACAGGTGTATGACCAATAGAAATGATTTTGTGGTGTATACCAGCGGTGGTGGCATGCACAACCCATTACTCATGGAACATATTCATGCACAATTACCGGGTATTACATTCAGAGATACAGCTGAATTAGAAGTAAATCCTGATGCAAAAGAAGCTGTACTATTCGCTATTCTGGCCAATGAAGCAGTGGCAGGCGGACAAGTAGCTTTGGGCGCCGGAAGACATGGGATACCCGCTGTAAGTATGGGTAAGATCAGTTTCCCGTCATAA
- a CDS encoding SusC/RagA family TonB-linked outer membrane protein, with amino-acid sequence MKMKPLLKPVLLKTAFLLLLTSLITAAGIAQVRVSGKVTAKGGAAVEAASVFIRENNVGTATDNNGTFSFSASLKPGSYTLVFSGTGYKTQQASFTVTAGNNSYTLNAELADDVSKLDEVIVTGNSQGTTRRQLGSYISSVSAEDLNKGATGNVLAALQGKTAGAQISQNSGDPAGGISVRLRGISSISSSSEPLYIIDGVIVNNATNRVTNTSSNYDGGNFVGSIGQSRLVDINPNDIERIEVLNGAAAAAIYGSRANAGVVQIFTKKGKSGAPTVSFSTSFTTSSLRKKLDVNQAPTKFGGPTDGPGALTQDILSPAVTTTTPVTRYDYQDYIFRNANGTDNNISISGGTDKTKYYISGSYFYNQGIVRNTDFQRYSFRSNIDQVLNKWASFNLGLNYINSTANEKPDGNSFFSPMNSVTIIGNFHDIWTRDALGNIRAVGERGRANPVSVIEDIKQRQTTNRLIANLGLKLRPITGLTVDYTMGIDNYAQNGNTYIPPFAYNVSTAFFGGGPALDPTQNGYSSAANNNFFAINHDLNATYSRNITNNINSVTQVGFSQQYEKNSFSLLQGRGLAPFVQTVNGASTRLDPVDERSELSISGAYVQQNFKYRNQFFVTGAVRVDGSSVFGKNQRNQTYYKASGSYVISGTDFWANSGISKWWDLFKVRLAYGESGNLTGIGAYSRFNTYSSSSYLGRTALNSSGTLANENVKPERQQETELGFDLAFLNNRVGLTVNIYNKKVTDLLINRFIAPTSGFSSLLDNFGSLENKGFEIVLTGNPIAKKDFNWNITGIFNRNRNKAVRIGQALTLLSTNAGAPVAIIEGQPVGVFYGTFFARNADGSEVKNAGGIPQTERGVQNSALVFTPGRTGGLPSGAVLRKVIGDPNPDYTTSLVNEFTYKRFGLRVQIDAVQGVDVFNADFRTRQGVGNGKVAEQEHRGQLPRGYISGIYAIEEWRIDNGSYTKLRELSLSYNFGKVKGFSDLSINFSGRNLISWDNYKGYDPEVNAGGQSTILRGIDFGAVPIPRTFSFGIQAKF; translated from the coding sequence ATGAAAATGAAACCGCTCTTGAAGCCGGTCTTACTGAAAACAGCTTTCTTGCTGCTGTTGACAAGTTTGATCACGGCTGCGGGTATTGCGCAAGTTCGCGTATCCGGTAAAGTAACTGCTAAAGGCGGAGCTGCTGTGGAGGCTGCTTCCGTATTCATCAGAGAAAACAATGTAGGTACCGCTACAGACAACAATGGTACATTTAGTTTCTCTGCTTCCTTAAAACCCGGTAGCTATACACTGGTTTTTTCCGGTACCGGCTACAAAACACAACAAGCTTCTTTTACAGTAACAGCCGGTAACAACAGTTATACGCTGAATGCTGAATTAGCAGATGATGTTTCTAAATTAGATGAAGTGATCGTTACCGGTAACTCTCAGGGTACTACCCGTCGTCAGTTAGGTAGCTATATCAGTTCTGTTAGTGCTGAAGACTTGAATAAAGGAGCTACAGGAAATGTACTGGCTGCATTGCAGGGTAAAACTGCCGGTGCACAGATCTCTCAAAACTCCGGGGATCCTGCAGGTGGTATCTCCGTTCGTTTGCGTGGTATCAGTTCTATTTCTTCCTCTTCAGAACCTCTATATATCATTGATGGAGTGATCGTGAATAACGCAACCAATCGTGTAACCAACACTTCCAGCAACTACGATGGTGGAAACTTCGTAGGAAGTATTGGTCAGAGCAGATTGGTAGATATCAATCCGAATGATATCGAAAGAATTGAAGTACTGAATGGTGCTGCTGCCGCTGCTATTTATGGTAGCCGTGCAAATGCCGGTGTGGTTCAGATCTTCACTAAGAAAGGTAAAAGTGGTGCCCCAACTGTAAGTTTCTCTACCAGCTTTACAACCAGTAGCCTGCGTAAGAAATTAGATGTAAACCAGGCTCCTACTAAGTTTGGTGGTCCAACAGATGGTCCGGGTGCATTGACACAAGATATCCTTTCTCCAGCTGTTACCACTACAACTCCTGTAACTCGTTATGATTATCAGGATTATATTTTCCGTAATGCCAATGGTACTGATAACAATATCTCTATCAGTGGTGGTACTGATAAGACGAAGTATTATATCTCTGGTTCTTATTTCTATAATCAGGGTATTGTAAGAAATACAGATTTCCAGCGTTACAGTTTCCGTAGTAATATCGATCAGGTACTGAACAAATGGGCAAGCTTCAATTTAGGCTTGAACTATATTAACAGTACTGCGAATGAAAAACCGGATGGTAACTCTTTCTTCTCTCCAATGAACTCTGTTACCATCATTGGTAATTTCCATGATATTTGGACAAGAGATGCATTGGGTAATATTCGTGCAGTAGGTGAGCGTGGCCGTGCAAATCCAGTATCTGTGATCGAAGATATCAAGCAGCGTCAAACCACCAATCGTTTGATCGCGAACCTCGGATTGAAACTTCGTCCAATCACCGGTCTTACTGTAGATTATACCATGGGTATTGATAACTATGCACAGAATGGAAATACTTATATTCCTCCGTTTGCATACAATGTAAGTACTGCATTCTTTGGTGGTGGACCTGCATTGGATCCTACACAAAATGGTTATTCAAGTGCAGCGAATAATAATTTCTTTGCAATCAACCACGACTTGAATGCCACCTATTCCAGAAATATCACCAACAATATCAACTCGGTTACTCAGGTTGGATTTTCGCAGCAATATGAGAAAAACAGCTTCTCACTTTTACAAGGAAGAGGCTTGGCTCCATTTGTACAAACCGTAAATGGTGCTAGTACCAGATTGGATCCTGTTGATGAAAGAAGTGAGTTGTCTATTTCCGGTGCCTATGTTCAACAGAATTTCAAATACCGTAACCAATTCTTCGTAACAGGTGCTGTTCGTGTGGATGGTTCATCTGTATTCGGAAAAAATCAGCGTAACCAGACCTACTATAAAGCGAGTGGTAGCTATGTGATCTCCGGAACTGATTTCTGGGCTAATTCAGGTATTTCAAAATGGTGGGATCTGTTCAAAGTTCGTTTGGCATATGGTGAAAGCGGAAACCTTACAGGTATCGGTGCTTACTCCAGATTCAATACTTACAGCTCTTCTTCTTATTTAGGAAGAACAGCATTGAACTCTAGTGGTACATTGGCGAATGAAAATGTAAAACCTGAAAGACAACAAGAAACCGAATTAGGTTTTGATCTCGCTTTCTTGAATAACAGAGTAGGGTTAACAGTGAATATTTACAATAAAAAAGTAACAGATCTGTTGATCAACCGATTCATCGCTCCTACATCTGGTTTCAGCAGCTTGCTGGATAATTTCGGATCATTAGAGAACAAAGGTTTTGAAATTGTGTTGACCGGTAATCCGATCGCTAAGAAAGATTTCAACTGGAATATCACAGGTATCTTCAACCGTAACAGAAATAAGGCAGTTCGTATCGGACAAGCATTGACGCTGTTAAGTACCAATGCAGGTGCACCTGTTGCGATCATTGAAGGACAACCCGTAGGTGTTTTCTATGGAACTTTCTTTGCGCGTAATGCAGATGGAAGTGAAGTGAAAAATGCCGGAGGTATTCCTCAGACAGAAAGAGGTGTTCAGAACAGTGCATTGGTATTCACTCCCGGCAGAACCGGTGGTTTACCAAGTGGTGCAGTATTGCGTAAGGTGATCGGTGATCCAAATCCTGATTATACTACCAGCCTTGTGAATGAGTTTACTTACAAGCGTTTTGGTCTGCGCGTTCAGATCGATGCGGTACAAGGTGTAGATGTGTTCAATGCTGATTTCCGTACACGTCAGGGTGTAGGTAATGGTAAAGTTGCTGAACAAGAACATCGCGGACAATTACCACGTGGATATATCAGTGGTATCTATGCGATCGAAGAATGGAGAATTGATAATGGCAGCTATACCAAATTGCGTGAATTATCACTTAGCTATAATTTCGGAAAAGTAAAAGGATTCAGTGACCTGAGTATCAATTTCAGTGGTCGTAACCTCATCAGTTGGGATAACTACAAAGGATATGATCCTGAAGTAAATGCAGGTGGACAAAGTACCATTCTGCGTGGAATTGATTTTGGTGCAGTGCCTATTCCAAGAACTTTCAGTTTTGGTATTCAGGCTAAATTTTAA
- a CDS encoding DeoR/GlpR family DNA-binding transcription regulator — MLKTERQAYILRQIDLHNRILSSDLSNEINVSEDTIRRDLNELAEMDKIIKVHGGALSKSFHSSFLKSDVYKADSKRVIASKAVSLIRNNMFILTTGGTTVIEMARLLPSDLNATFFTGSIPAAHEYAQHPNIEVIFLGDKISKSSQIAVGGEAISKIAGIKADLCIMGINAIDETGITDNDWEVIQVKKAMIQAAEKTVILSISEKLNTHQRLTICGLNEIDTIITELDPSNPVFEPYKKQGITIL, encoded by the coding sequence ATGCTGAAAACTGAAAGACAGGCCTATATCCTACGCCAAATAGATTTGCATAATCGTATACTCTCCTCTGACCTCAGCAATGAAATCAATGTATCCGAAGATACCATACGTCGCGACTTGAATGAGCTAGCGGAAATGGATAAGATCATTAAAGTACATGGTGGTGCATTGTCTAAATCTTTTCATAGTTCCTTCTTAAAATCAGATGTATACAAAGCAGACAGTAAAAGAGTGATTGCCAGTAAAGCTGTTTCATTGATCAGAAACAATATGTTCATTCTGACAACAGGTGGAACAACTGTAATAGAAATGGCACGTTTGTTACCTTCTGATCTCAATGCTACTTTTTTCACCGGCAGCATTCCCGCTGCGCATGAGTATGCACAACACCCCAATATTGAAGTGATTTTTTTAGGCGATAAGATCTCTAAAAGTTCACAAATCGCTGTAGGAGGTGAAGCCATCTCAAAGATTGCTGGTATTAAAGCTGATCTGTGCATCATGGGTATCAATGCTATTGATGAGACGGGTATCACAGATAATGACTGGGAAGTGATTCAAGTGAAGAAAGCGATGATACAAGCTGCTGAGAAGACGGTTATATTATCAATCTCCGAAAAACTCAACACCCATCAGCGACTTACGATCTGTGGGTTGAATGAAATCGATACCATCATTACAGAACTCGATCCATCGAATCCTGTATTTGAACCTTATAAGAAACAAGGCATTACTATTTTGTAA
- a CDS encoding four helix bundle protein, giving the protein MTLSLNHKKLEVYKISRFLVKECYLLTALLPVEEKFNPITQIRRVALSAS; this is encoded by the coding sequence ATGACTTTATCATTAAACCACAAGAAACTAGAAGTATACAAAATTTCAAGGTTTCTAGTTAAGGAATGTTATTTGTTGACCGCTTTGCTTCCTGTCGAAGAAAAGTTCAATCCAATAACTCAAATCAGAAGAGTAGCCCTCTCTGCAAGTTGA
- a CDS encoding RagB/SusD family protein: MKKSIQTSLYTGLTALLLTTAGCKKDFNNPNAATSDQVFSSAKGLAGTVVGLQRTYASNVAYGMSDATGLITNETILMNPGNVSEFQFSTGGTAVDGTNALLGNVWSSANKVIFDANNVINAAANLTDKGYASGLIGYASIYKALSLGALSSYWEKVPDTVGTATTTFSDRNVGFARAIAAIDKALAAINANAISAAFAADVPAGVDIVNTLNALKARYSLFAGNYAAALQAANAVDITKRSTMNFEAANPNPIFNFVTSTNNVYQPVDSTLGLPAAIAPDLADKRIPFYTVINATINPRFRLNGFWNTPTTAIPLYFPGEIMLIKAECYARQATPDLANGIIELNKVVTKKAANDVLGIGADLGPAAPVTVNDLLTQIYRNRCIELYLSGMKLEDMRRFGRPTAERKRNFFPYPFRERDSNPNTPADPAF, from the coding sequence ATGAAAAAGAGTATTCAAACATCATTATATACAGGTCTGACAGCACTGCTTTTGACAACGGCAGGTTGTAAAAAAGACTTTAATAATCCGAATGCCGCAACTTCGGATCAGGTATTTAGTTCGGCAAAAGGTTTGGCTGGTACGGTAGTTGGTTTGCAAAGAACCTATGCATCGAATGTTGCATATGGTATGTCTGATGCAACCGGACTGATCACCAATGAAACCATTTTGATGAATCCGGGTAACGTTTCTGAATTTCAGTTCAGCACCGGTGGTACAGCAGTAGACGGTACCAATGCATTATTAGGGAATGTCTGGAGTTCAGCGAACAAAGTCATTTTTGATGCGAATAACGTGATCAATGCGGCTGCGAATCTTACAGATAAAGGATATGCGAGTGGATTGATCGGGTATGCCAGTATTTATAAAGCACTTTCATTGGGTGCATTATCCAGCTATTGGGAAAAAGTACCTGATACAGTAGGAACAGCTACAACCACATTCTCAGACAGAAATGTAGGTTTTGCTCGAGCCATTGCGGCCATTGATAAAGCTTTGGCAGCGATCAATGCCAATGCCATTTCTGCTGCTTTTGCTGCAGATGTTCCTGCAGGTGTAGATATTGTCAATACATTGAATGCACTGAAAGCACGTTATTCATTGTTTGCCGGTAACTATGCTGCTGCATTACAAGCTGCGAATGCTGTAGATATTACAAAGCGTTCAACGATGAATTTTGAAGCGGCCAATCCAAATCCGATCTTCAACTTTGTAACCTCTACCAATAACGTGTATCAGCCCGTAGACTCTACCTTAGGGTTACCTGCTGCGATTGCACCTGATCTGGCTGACAAGCGTATCCCATTCTATACAGTGATCAATGCAACCATCAATCCTCGTTTCCGATTGAATGGTTTCTGGAATACACCTACTACTGCTATTCCATTGTATTTCCCGGGTGAGATCATGCTTATTAAAGCAGAGTGTTATGCTCGTCAGGCAACACCTGATCTGGCCAATGGAATCATTGAATTGAACAAAGTGGTAACGAAAAAAGCAGCGAATGATGTATTGGGCATCGGTGCTGATCTTGGACCAGCAGCCCCTGTTACAGTCAATGATTTGCTGACACAGATCTATCGCAATCGTTGTATCGAGTTATACCTGTCTGGTATGAAACTGGAAGATATGCGTCGATTCGGAAGACCAACCGCTGAAAGAAAGAGAAATTTCTTCCCTTATCCTTTCCGTGAGCGTGACAGTAACCCGAATACACCGGCAGATCCTGCTTTCTAA
- a CDS encoding RidA family protein, whose translation MRSVFIMFLLLAGITATAQTNNTIEKKKFHFGAKQDTSAGYAQAVKVDNVIYVSGTVARDITPASIKRVYQTIERSLAAFGATLQNVVKENLYTTDIEAMKTHNEARKEMYKGDYPAATWVQISRLYMPDAKLEIEVIAHLPKKQ comes from the coding sequence ATGAGATCAGTATTCATAATGTTTTTGCTGTTGGCAGGCATCACTGCAACTGCTCAAACAAATAATACCATTGAAAAAAAGAAATTTCACTTTGGTGCCAAGCAGGATACCAGTGCCGGTTATGCCCAGGCTGTTAAAGTAGACAATGTAATTTATGTATCCGGAACAGTTGCCCGTGATATTACGCCCGCTTCGATCAAAAGAGTCTATCAAACCATAGAAAGAAGTTTGGCTGCATTCGGCGCTACCTTACAAAATGTGGTGAAAGAAAATCTATACACCACCGATATCGAAGCTATGAAAACACATAATGAAGCCCGAAAAGAAATGTATAAAGGAGATTACCCTGCAGCTACCTGGGTTCAGATTAGCCGATTGTACATGCCGGATGCAAAACTGGAAATTGAAGTCATTGCGCATTTACCCAAAAAGCAATAA